TTAAAATCTTGGTTTTGACCACCATGATGTTGGGCTCAAAGTGTTTTTCGATGAGAAATAGTTTTCTATGCGTTTGATTCCAATGAAATCCCTCTCCTTGTCTGGCTGATTTATTTTGGGTTCTCACCATAATTAAAGCTTCAACTGTCTTTGATATGGCAAAGTGTTGTGTTACATCACGTTTTAGTATATACACGGACCGTTTTTTATGCATCTCAACCGAAGACCTAAATCTAAATGTCTCAAACTCATCTTAAATTAAAGATTGTTATTCTAAAGTGCATGGTATGAATCCCTTTCAGGTGTTTGGATCTATTGTTGGAGTTAAATTTCTCATATACACCATTCCCGAAGTAGGACAGGGTCCGCGTTTGAATGTTGACATTCATCAGGGATCACTGACAGAAGGATTACTAACATTTGCGATTGTAAGCATTTCACTTGGACTTTCCGCAACAAAAATTTATGGAAATTTCTTCATGAAGACTTGGATTTCCAGTCTCTCCAAGTTAACACTTCATATACTCGGTTCTGATCTCACCGGTGGTTGTATGAACCCCGCATCCGTAAGTACCGTTACATCCAAGTTTATATGTAGTTATCTCCCGTAAAAATATTCATGGAAACTTTGACTGACTTGTTCAGGTGATGGGATGGGCTTACGCACGAGGCGATCACATAACAAAAGAGCACTTCCTTGTTTACTGGCTTGCTCCCATAGAGGGAACTATTTTTGCAGTATGGACATTCAAATGGCTTTTCCGACCTCGCAAAGAAGATAAAGCAGGCTCAAAAAGAAAATCAGATTGAAGAAACTCCATTTTCTAATAAAAATTTGATGCTATCTGTGTTTCAATGTTTGTATAGTTAGTGTAGTGTAGTAGTGGGATAAATGTATTATTAACAAGTAAAGTGTATAGTTTCCTATGATTGGGAAGCATAAAAAAGTTACACTGTTGGAACTTGTAAATTATGAGGGTCATAGCATGACCTCTTTGTTTCATATTAAGTAGCTAGTCTATTTATGTAAAATACAATGTGTCTCAAATTAAAATGACACTATCAACTTTAACATGAGTGTTATGGGAAAAGAAAGTGTCAAAATGTAGATGAATATGAAGATGTAGGGTATAGATGATGTTTATTATGCACTGAATCTTAAAAGCAATGAGATAGATTTGAGACAGTTGCAAGAAACATGTTGTGCAATTGTAATCCACGAGGAACCTATCAAATTCATGATCCAAAAGAGGGACTAGTTAGATGCAGTTAAGAGGTCTGTAAATCAAAtgtttaaaccaaaaataagaaaTTTTTGTAGATCAAAATTGTCTCAGAGTATCTATTTCATATCCTTCATGGTTGTGGCACTACAACTTTGGctatttaaattcaatggagttAGAGCTCTGCAGTAGAAAGAAATTGTGAAAGGGCTTTTCCTCAAATGAAACTCCATATCAATTATGCAAAGACTATGTCATTTCAACACAACATAGAAAATTGTATCCCCAAAGCTATGTTTGGGGGAGTTTGGAGAGGAAGGGAGAGGaggattttgaaaaatatgaaggaTTGGGGgggaaaataaaaagattttagtttggagggttttgaaggatttgattttttttataacaccaaaaaccccctaATTTTGGGGgactcaaaatttgtattaaaagaggattttggagggcttacacaaaatattcaaatataatgtttgttgttatagtatttcaaaaagtaaatatacattaatgataaacattattttatcattttaaacaaaaaaatttttttcaaaaaatgttaaaaatttctctatatttaaaaaaaaaaaaaatcaatttttgaagCCCTCtcttcccttcccctcccctccaaactcccaaacatagcccaATGAATCTAACATTCAACAACAATAAAAGGTACATCATAAATTTCATTGATGACTTTAGTAGAAAAATAtggttataaaaaaataaaaatgtgaagTCATTCAAATGTTAAGGAGATTCAATTCAAGAGTTCAGAAGGAAACAAATCAACATATTCAACACCTTCCCACAGATTAGGGTGGGGGAATACACATATAGTGATTTTTAGATGTTTGTGAAAGTAACAAAAGCAAGAGGTAGCTTGTTACAAACATACACACCACATAAAAAGGGTGACAAAAGGGCGTGTCAGAgaaaaaaatagaacaatcatgaatatggtgagaaatATGTTGACAGATAAGAATGTTCAAAGACTTTTTGGTCAGAGAAAGTTAATTAGAATGTTTAGATTCTCAATCGATGCCCAACTTTTCCTATGAAGAATATGACACCGGAAGAATCTTGGTAAGGTCACATACCAAGTGTTGATCACTTCTGAGTATTTGGTTTCGTTCCTTATGGGTATGTTCAAAATCCAAAGATAAAGAAACTTGATAATAACATAGAGAAATGTATTCTACTACGTATGAGTAAAGAATTCAAGACCTATCGTCTTTACAATCATGTACCTAAAAAGACTTATTTTTCCAAAGATGTGGTGTTTGATAAAAACAATAGTTTAAATTTGGAAAATCATGACAAAGGAAAATCACCGGTTCTTGAAGTAGATGGTGATACACATGGGGATTCTGAATAATCA
The Vicia villosa cultivar HV-30 ecotype Madison, WI linkage group LG6, Vvil1.0, whole genome shotgun sequence genome window above contains:
- the LOC131612355 gene encoding probable aquaporin SIP2-1; amino-acid sequence: MERRSRLVFVSDFILSFMWVCSGVVVRLIVFNILGFSHTHFAEIVKLSFSIANMFLFAFLGKVSRGGVYNPLTVLAEAISGNFGDFLFCVGCRIPAQVFGSIVGVKFLIYTIPEVGQGPRLNVDIHQGSLTEGLLTFAIVSISLGLSATKIYGNFFMKTWISSLSKLTLHILGSDLTGGCMNPASVMGWAYARGDHITKEHFLVYWLAPIEGTIFAVWTFKWLFRPRKEDKAGSKRKSD